The DNA segment AGCCCGAACGACGGGTAGGGCTCATCGCCCCGTTCAAGCCGGCTCACCAGATTGCCCGCGTTCTTGCCGCCCCGGCCCATCGCCCGGGCCAGCTCAAGCTGGGTCAAACCTGCCTTGAGACGCAGATCCCGTAGCCTCACACCCAGCTCAGACGTGAAGACGAACGTCTCAGGTGAAGGCTTCATCCGAGGCTGATTCTACGATATCGTAGATTCGACGTCAAGTCAGAGACCGACACAACCGACTGTGTCAAAATGACTTACGCTGTGATGCCGGGAAACCACCCCTGCACTGGTCCCGTAGCCTCACCCGTTACAGCTCAGACTGCGACTCCCGTTGCGGCTCTGGCTGCTTCACCCGTTGCGGCTCCTGCTACGACCTGCGCTGCGACGCCTGCCATGACTCCGGCTATGTCAACCGCTATGACTCCTGCTGCGACGCCCGCAGTGACGCCTGGAGTGACACCTGCTGCAGCTCACGCAGCGTCTCCTGTCGCGACTCAAGCAACAGCTTCGGTTGCGGCTCACGTCGCAATGCCGGCTACGACATCAGCTACCGCTCTGGCAACGACATCCGCTCCGGCTCCTGCTGCGCCTCAAGCCACGACCCCAGCCATGACTCCTACCAAGGTATCCGCCAGGTCTCCGGCACCGATTTCCGATGCAGCCTTCAACTTGACACAGACAGGCACGCAGCTATTTTCGAAACCGATGCTAACTGAGTCTCTTCCAGCCTTGATGAAGACTCGAAGCGAGATGCCATGGCCGCGACAGCCATGGAGTTGGGTGAAGCACCCCGGTTCTCCCCCAGCCTGGCTTGCAGCCAAGCTGAGCGTGCCCGAAACTCCGGGAACCATGCAGGCTTGGCGTTGCCGGAGAATTGCCAACGGCAGAGGCGATTGGTCGGCCCTGCCTGCCCTGGCCGTTCGGCCGAACCGGATGGGCGATCCTGGGGTCTAACAATGTTCCGAGAGGAGCGACAGCACGGCTCGATCCAGCCGTGAGAACGCCAGCTCCAGAGGAGAAGTAATGCGACGAGAGACTTTTACGAGCCGGATCTTCAGGGATGAAAAGGGACAGGTTCTGCTTTTCTCCATAGTTCTGGCTCTGGCTATCATTGCCTTCCTGCTGGTGGTCCCCAATGCCACACGTGTGACGACCCAGAAGGTGCGCGCCCAGACCGCGGCGGACGTGGGATCCTTCACCGGCTCCATCTGGCTATCACGTTCGCTCAACCTGAATGCGAACATGAACATCGGTATCCGCAGCATCCACATGTGGATGGTTGTGCTTACCATGGGCGAAGCGCTGGCACAGGCACTCTACAAAGACACAAGCCATGCGTCGGTAAGGGAGATGGGCGAAGGGCTCACCCTTGCGCTTCTGGGAACCTCTGACCCGGTCACAGCCCATTCGGTGGAGTACCCCGGCGCGATCCAGCAACTCGACGCGGCCGCGCTATGGCTCCGGAGTCTGCAGGACGACATCTCCGCCAGCTTCTCCGACCTGGCGGCAGCGCTGGGCAGCGAAGAGGCGAGCCGGACCGTGGGCTCGTATCCCGCGACTCAAACTGCGGGAGGCAGGGTGCTGGTGCGGACCAACGACACAATACCCCTGCTCGCGGAAGACGATAGCGGCGACGCTCTGATTTTCGCCGACCTGGCCCAGCTGGGTTCCAGTCTTGAGCACATCCCGACCGGTGATTCCAACATCACCGACGCCCACGGGCTGATTATCGTCAGCCCGACCACCTGGGACGTCTGGGCCTACTACACCGACTCAAGCCGCTGGTACCGGGTGAG comes from the candidate division WOR-3 bacterium genome and includes:
- a CDS encoding helix-turn-helix domain-containing protein, with the protein product MKPSPETFVFTSELGVRLRDLRLKAGLTQLELARAMGRGGKNAGNLVSRLERGDEPYPSFGL